One window of the Mycobacterium xenopi genome contains the following:
- a CDS encoding MFS transporter — MPTPSRRPVYLILSAALVAAAANGISLVAFPWLVLQRNGSASDASIVAGAASLPLLLSTLIAGTAVDYLGRKRVSIVSDALSGATVAAVPVLATSCGRQSITVGVLAALAALGAVFDPAGITARESMLPEAAAHAGWTLDRTNGLYEAIFNVAYIVGPGLGGALIATLGGVNTMWVTAGAFGVSIAAIAVLRLSGTGPPPAGELPRRPWSGMVDGLRLVWDVKVLRTLALIDLAMTGLYLPMESVLFPKYFTERNEPAHLGWVLMALGAGGFAGALAYPVVVRRINRRTALLAATVTLGVSTALISLLPALPVILVLCGLIGLVYGPIAPIYNHAMQTRSPPPLRGRVVAVMTSVAYAAGPLGFMLAGPLTDAAGLRTTFMVLAIPMIVIAVMSVRLRSLHDLDRMPATTVE, encoded by the coding sequence ATGCCCACCCCGTCGCGCCGACCGGTTTACCTGATCTTGTCCGCGGCCCTGGTCGCCGCGGCGGCCAACGGCATCTCGCTGGTCGCGTTCCCCTGGCTGGTGTTGCAGCGCAATGGCAGCGCGTCGGACGCCTCGATTGTGGCCGGTGCCGCGTCGTTGCCGCTGCTGTTGTCCACACTTATCGCCGGCACCGCAGTGGACTACCTTGGGCGAAAGCGCGTTTCGATCGTCTCCGACGCACTGTCGGGCGCCACGGTGGCCGCGGTGCCGGTGCTGGCGACGAGCTGCGGCCGGCAGAGCATCACCGTCGGAGTCCTCGCCGCACTGGCCGCGCTGGGTGCGGTGTTCGACCCGGCAGGCATCACCGCGCGCGAATCGATGCTGCCCGAAGCCGCTGCGCACGCCGGGTGGACATTGGACCGCACCAACGGCCTCTACGAAGCGATTTTCAACGTCGCCTACATCGTCGGCCCGGGCCTCGGTGGCGCGCTGATCGCGACCCTCGGAGGTGTCAACACGATGTGGGTCACCGCCGGGGCGTTCGGCGTATCCATCGCGGCGATCGCCGTGCTGCGGCTCTCCGGCACCGGGCCGCCACCGGCCGGTGAACTGCCGCGGCGTCCGTGGTCGGGGATGGTCGACGGGCTGCGGTTGGTGTGGGACGTCAAGGTGCTGCGCACGTTGGCGCTGATCGATTTGGCGATGACCGGGCTGTACTTGCCGATGGAAAGCGTGCTGTTTCCGAAGTACTTCACCGAACGCAACGAGCCCGCGCACCTGGGCTGGGTGCTGATGGCACTTGGTGCGGGTGGGTTCGCGGGCGCCTTGGCCTATCCGGTCGTGGTCCGACGGATAAACCGGCGCACCGCGCTGCTGGCCGCCACCGTGACGCTGGGCGTGAGCACCGCATTGATCTCGTTGTTGCCTGCGCTGCCGGTGATCTTGGTGCTGTGCGGACTGATCGGACTGGTCTATGGGCCGATCGCGCCGATCTACAACCACGCGATGCAGACCAGGTCGCCGCCGCCGCTGCGGGGCAGGGTCGTCGCTGTCATGACGTCGGTGGCGTACGCGGCCGGGCCGCTGGGCTTCATGCTGGCGGGCCCGCTGACCGACGCTGCCGGTCTGCGAACGACGTTTATGGTGCTGGCTATCCCGATGATCGTGATCGCGGTGATGTCAGTGCGGCTGAGGTCGCTGCACGACTTGGATCGCATGCCCGCGACTACCGTCGAATAA
- a CDS encoding LppP/LprE family lipoprotein codes for MRGVWWLPCRVRTLAGLAAGALAAGALAGCGSGDSTVAKTPQPSTTRPVVTSKPPPAASPAPIASPPPVDPCAVNLAAPAIARAVSELPRDPRSRQPWNPEPLAGNYNECAQLSAVIVKANTNAANPNTRAVMFHLGKYIPQGLPDTYGFNGIDTSQCTGDTVALTYSSGLPGLVSVVKFRWNGNGVELIGNTRG; via the coding sequence GTGCGCGGTGTGTGGTGGCTACCCTGCCGAGTCCGGACGCTGGCGGGCCTGGCCGCCGGCGCATTGGCGGCCGGGGCGCTGGCCGGCTGCGGGTCGGGTGACTCCACAGTCGCCAAGACACCGCAGCCGTCGACTACCCGGCCCGTTGTGACGTCCAAACCGCCGCCGGCTGCATCCCCCGCCCCGATCGCCAGCCCGCCCCCGGTCGACCCGTGCGCGGTCAATCTCGCAGCGCCGGCGATCGCCCGGGCGGTCTCCGAGCTGCCCCGTGATCCGCGCAGCCGGCAACCCTGGAACCCCGAACCGCTGGCGGGCAACTACAACGAGTGCGCGCAGCTGTCGGCGGTGATCGTCAAGGCGAACACGAATGCGGCCAACCCCAACACCCGCGCAGTGATGTTTCACCTCGGCAAGTACATTCCGCAGGGACTACCGGACACCTACGGCTTCAACGGGATCGACACCTCGCAGTGCACCGGTGACACCGTGGCGCTGACGTATTCCAGCGGGCTGCCGGGCTTGGTCAGCGTGGTGAAATTCCGCTGGAACGGCAACGGGGTAGAACTCATCGGCAACACCCGCGGCTGA
- a CDS encoding DEAD/DEAH box helicase, which yields MTSSDIAAERLPAAFDDLQIHPSVLRAIAEVGYESPSAIQAATIPALMAGSDVVGLAQTGTGKTAAFAIPILSRIDTTSNATQALVLAPTRELALQVSEAFSRYGAHLPRLTALPIYGGASYSVQLAGLRRGAQVVVGTPGRVIDHLERGTLDLSRVDYLVLDEADEMLAMGFAEDVERILSDTPEYKQVALFSATMPPAIRAITAKYLHEPLEITVEAKTTTAENISQRYIQVAGPRKMDALTRVLEVEPFEAMIVFVRTKQATEEVAEKLRARGFSAAAINGDIPQTQRERTITALKDGGLDILVATDVAARGLDVDRVSHVLNYDIPHDTESYVHRIGRTGRAGRSGTALLFVSPRERHLLKAIEKATRQRLIEAELPTVDDVNAQRVAKFADSITDALGSPGMELFRSLVEDYEREHDVPMVDIAAALALQSRDGEEFLMAPEPPEPPRSRRTERRPAKPVRTAGTGMATYRIAVGKRHRVGPGAIVGAIANEGGLHRSDFGHITIERDFSLVELPARLPRATLKALEHTRISGVLINLRPDRATRNGRRRDGAKPRRKPAG from the coding sequence ATGACCTCCTCCGACATCGCGGCTGAGCGGTTGCCCGCCGCCTTCGACGACCTGCAGATCCACCCATCGGTTCTGCGGGCGATAGCCGAGGTCGGCTACGAATCACCGTCGGCCATTCAGGCGGCGACAATTCCGGCGCTGATGGCCGGGTCCGACGTGGTGGGGCTAGCCCAGACGGGCACGGGTAAGACCGCGGCCTTCGCGATCCCGATCCTGTCCAGGATCGACACCACCAGCAACGCCACCCAAGCGCTGGTGCTGGCGCCGACCCGCGAACTGGCGCTGCAGGTGTCGGAGGCGTTTAGCCGCTACGGCGCCCACTTGCCGCGGCTGACGGCGCTGCCGATCTACGGCGGCGCGTCCTACAGTGTGCAGCTGGCCGGGCTCAGGCGCGGCGCCCAGGTGGTCGTCGGAACTCCCGGCCGGGTCATCGATCACCTGGAACGCGGGACACTCGACCTGTCCCGGGTGGACTATCTGGTGCTCGACGAAGCCGACGAGATGCTCGCAATGGGTTTCGCCGAGGACGTCGAACGCATTCTGTCCGACACCCCGGAGTACAAGCAGGTGGCCCTGTTTTCGGCGACGATGCCGCCGGCTATCCGCGCCATTACCGCCAAATATCTGCATGAGCCGCTCGAAATCACTGTCGAAGCCAAAACCACGACAGCGGAGAATATTTCGCAGCGTTACATCCAAGTGGCCGGTCCCCGCAAAATGGACGCGCTGACCAGGGTGCTCGAAGTCGAGCCCTTCGAGGCGATGATCGTCTTCGTCCGCACCAAGCAGGCCACCGAAGAAGTCGCCGAAAAGCTGCGTGCCCGAGGGTTTTCCGCGGCCGCGATCAACGGCGACATTCCGCAGACACAGCGCGAGCGCACAATCACGGCGCTCAAAGACGGCGGTCTCGACATTCTGGTCGCCACCGACGTGGCGGCCCGCGGACTGGACGTAGACCGGGTGTCGCATGTGCTCAACTACGACATCCCGCATGACACCGAGTCTTACGTGCACCGGATCGGCCGCACCGGCAGGGCGGGACGTTCGGGAACCGCGCTGCTGTTCGTCTCACCGCGAGAGCGCCACCTGCTCAAGGCGATCGAAAAGGCAACGCGCCAAAGGCTTATCGAAGCCGAATTGCCCACCGTCGACGACGTCAACGCCCAGCGGGTGGCCAAATTCGCCGATTCCATCACCGACGCGCTGGGCTCGCCGGGCATGGAGCTGTTCCGCAGCCTGGTCGAAGACTACGAACGCGAACACGACGTTCCGATGGTCGACATCGCGGCGGCGCTGGCGCTGCAGTCGCGTGACGGCGAAGAGTTCCTCATGGCGCCGGAGCCCCCGGAGCCGCCGCGATCGCGTCGCACCGAGCGCCGCCCCGCCAAGCCGGTGCGCACGGCGGGAACCGGAATGGCGACCTATCGCATCGCCGTCGGCAAACGACACCGAGTCGGTCCGGGCGCGATCGTCGGTGCTATCGCCAACGAAGGAGGTTTGCACCGCAGCGATTTCGGCCACATCACGATCGAGCGCGACTTCTCCCTGGTCGAATTGCCCGCCCGGCTGCCACGCGCGACGCTGAAGGCGCTCGAACACACCCGCATCTCCGGCGTACTGATCAACCTGCGGCCCGACCGGGCAACCCGCAACGGCCGCCGCCGCGACGGCGCTAAACCACGCCGAAAACCAGCCGGATGA
- a CDS encoding FAD-binding oxidoreductase, producing the protein MGADVLASLIAELPDGMVVTDPAITEGYRQDRAFDPSAGKPMAVVRPRRTEEVQTIMRWASSHRVPVVPRGAGTGLSGGATAVDDGIVLSTEKMRDITVDPVTRTAVCQPGLLNAEVKKAVAEHGLWYPPDPSSYEICSIGGNIATNAGGLCCVKYGVTTDYVLGVQVVLADGTAVRLGGPRLKDVAGLSLTKLFVGSEGTLGIITEVTLRLVPPQRPSCTVVANFSSVQAAAEAVLAVSARIRPAMLEFMDSVAINAVEDKLRMGLDRGAAAMLLACSDERGRAGSEDAEFMAGVFSEYGATEVFSTEDPEEGEAFVAARRFAIPAVEAKGPLLLEDVGVPLPALADLVSGIARIAAERQLMISVIAHAGDGNTHPLIVYDPTDAAVAERAEAAYGEIMDLALRLGGTITGEHGVGRLKRPWLADQLGPDAMALNRRIKDALDPLGILNPGVAI; encoded by the coding sequence GTGGGCGCGGACGTGTTGGCGAGCCTGATCGCCGAGCTGCCGGACGGCATGGTGGTCACCGACCCGGCGATCACCGAAGGCTACCGCCAGGACCGCGCGTTCGACCCTTCGGCAGGAAAGCCGATGGCGGTGGTGCGACCGCGCCGCACCGAAGAGGTGCAGACCATCATGCGCTGGGCCAGCAGCCACCGGGTGCCGGTGGTGCCGCGCGGCGCGGGCACCGGCCTGTCGGGTGGGGCCACCGCGGTCGACGACGGGATCGTGCTGTCGACCGAGAAGATGCGCGACATCACCGTCGACCCGGTCACCCGCACCGCGGTGTGCCAGCCCGGCCTGCTCAACGCCGAGGTGAAAAAGGCCGTCGCCGAACACGGGCTGTGGTATCCGCCGGACCCGTCGTCGTACGAGATCTGCAGCATCGGCGGCAATATCGCCACCAACGCCGGCGGACTGTGCTGCGTCAAGTACGGCGTCACCACCGACTATGTGCTCGGGGTGCAGGTCGTGTTGGCCGACGGCACCGCGGTCCGGCTCGGCGGTCCCCGGCTCAAGGACGTGGCCGGGCTGTCGCTGACCAAGCTGTTCGTCGGCAGCGAAGGCACGCTCGGCATCATCACCGAGGTGACGCTGCGGCTGGTGCCGCCACAGCGGCCGTCGTGCACGGTGGTCGCCAACTTCTCGTCGGTGCAAGCCGCCGCCGAGGCGGTGCTCGCGGTGAGCGCGCGAATCCGCCCCGCAATGCTGGAGTTCATGGACTCGGTCGCGATCAACGCGGTGGAGGACAAGCTGCGGATGGGCCTGGACCGCGGCGCCGCTGCGATGCTGCTGGCCTGCTCCGACGAACGGGGCCGCGCCGGCAGCGAGGACGCCGAGTTCATGGCGGGTGTGTTCAGCGAATACGGTGCGACCGAAGTGTTTTCGACCGAGGACCCGGAGGAAGGCGAGGCGTTCGTCGCCGCGCGCCGTTTCGCGATCCCCGCGGTGGAGGCCAAGGGGCCGCTGCTGCTCGAAGACGTCGGTGTGCCGCTGCCCGCGCTCGCCGACCTCGTCAGCGGCATCGCACGCATCGCTGCCGAACGTCAGCTGATGATCTCGGTGATCGCGCACGCCGGCGACGGCAACACCCATCCGCTGATCGTCTACGACCCCACCGATGCGGCGGTGGCCGAGCGAGCCGAGGCGGCATACGGGGAGATCATGGACCTGGCCTTGCGCCTCGGCGGCACGATCACCGGCGAACACGGCGTCGGGCGGTTGAAGCGGCCGTGGCTTGCCGACCAGCTCGGACCGGACGCGATGGCGTTGAACCGCCGGATCAAAGACGCGCTGGACCCGCTGGGCATCCTGAACCCCGGCGTGGCCATCTGA
- a CDS encoding LLM class flavin-dependent oxidoreductase, with the protein MRLSVLDLVPVRTDQSTSDALAATVRLAQTADRLGYTRYWVAEHHNMPSIAATSPPVLIAYLAAQTTQLRLGSGGVMLPNHAPLAVAEQFALLEAAAPGRIDLGIGRAPGSDPVTSLALRGPAGRDDRDIENFPDYLDDVVALMSARGARVPIRNHDYILKATPAAVSEPRLWLLGSSLYSAHLAAAKGLPYVFAHHFSGKGTEEALAVYRSKFKPSKLAAEPTTFLTVNAVVAETRDESTALMLPNLHMLARMRTGQPLGPLQLVEDAETDELTPDQRRIVASGLKRAVVGTAVEAADQLRALAERFGVDEVMVNPVASARRGTEPASAPGREKTLELLAKELF; encoded by the coding sequence GTGCGACTGTCTGTTCTCGATCTCGTCCCCGTGCGCACCGACCAGTCGACGTCGGATGCGCTGGCCGCTACGGTGCGGCTGGCTCAGACGGCGGACCGGCTGGGCTACACCCGTTATTGGGTCGCCGAACACCACAACATGCCGTCGATCGCGGCGACCAGCCCGCCGGTGCTGATCGCCTACCTGGCCGCGCAGACCACCCAGCTGCGCCTGGGATCCGGTGGGGTGATGCTGCCCAACCATGCCCCGCTCGCGGTGGCCGAACAGTTCGCGCTGCTGGAAGCCGCCGCCCCGGGTCGCATCGACCTGGGTATCGGTCGCGCGCCCGGCTCGGATCCGGTGACGTCGCTGGCGTTGCGCGGCCCAGCTGGCCGCGACGACCGCGACATCGAGAACTTCCCGGATTATCTCGACGACGTCGTGGCGCTGATGAGCGCGCGCGGCGCGCGGGTGCCGATCCGCAACCACGACTACATCCTCAAGGCCACCCCGGCTGCGGTCAGCGAACCGCGGCTGTGGCTGCTGGGGTCGTCGCTGTATTCCGCACACCTGGCCGCCGCCAAGGGGTTGCCGTACGTGTTCGCCCACCACTTCTCCGGCAAGGGAACCGAAGAAGCACTCGCCGTCTACCGCTCGAAATTCAAGCCCAGCAAGCTAGCCGCCGAACCGACGACATTCCTCACGGTGAACGCCGTGGTAGCCGAAACCCGCGACGAGTCAACCGCGTTGATGCTCCCCAACCTGCACATGCTGGCCCGCATGCGTACCGGGCAGCCACTCGGACCGCTGCAGCTGGTCGAAGACGCCGAAACCGACGAACTCACCCCCGACCAGCGGCGCATCGTCGCCAGCGGGCTCAAACGTGCCGTGGTGGGCACCGCGGTCGAGGCCGCCGACCAGCTGCGGGCGCTCGCCGAGCGGTTCGGCGTCGACGAGGTGATGGTCAACCCGGTCGCCTCGGCTCGCCGCGGCACGGAGCCGGCAAGCGCGCCGGGGCGGGAAAAGACGCTGGAACTGCTGGCGAAAGAACTGTTCTAG
- a CDS encoding acyltransferase family protein: MTLPKISTAQGGLEQVSGPDRIASLTGIRAVAALLVVGTHSAYTTGKYTHGYYGLICSRMEMGVPIFFVLSGFLLFGPWVKALATDGPPPSVGRYAWHRVRRIMPAYTVTVLVTYLIYQFRTAGPNPGHTWMGLFRNLTLTQTYTDNYLGSYLHQGLTQMWSLAVEVGFYLVLPLLAYLLLTLLCKRRWRPVLLLVALGALALITPAWLVLVHTTHWLPDGARLWLPTYLAWFIAGMALAVLQAMGVRCYAFAAIPLATVCYFIASTPIAGAPTTTPSGLSEALFKAVFYAVIAALTVAPLALGNQGWYARMLASRPMVWLGEISYEIFLIHLVTMEIAMVEIVRYPVYTGSMLNLFVATLALTIPLAWLLHRFTRVQG; the protein is encoded by the coding sequence ATGACCCTGCCGAAGATCAGCACCGCCCAAGGCGGACTCGAGCAAGTCTCCGGGCCCGACCGCATCGCGTCGCTGACCGGAATCCGCGCCGTCGCCGCACTGCTCGTCGTGGGAACGCATTCGGCCTACACCACCGGGAAATACACCCACGGCTACTACGGGCTGATCTGCTCGCGGATGGAGATGGGTGTGCCGATCTTTTTCGTGCTGTCCGGATTCCTGCTGTTCGGCCCCTGGGTGAAGGCACTCGCCACCGACGGTCCGCCGCCGTCGGTCGGCCGCTACGCGTGGCACCGGGTGCGGCGCATCATGCCCGCCTACACCGTCACAGTGCTAGTGACCTATCTCATCTATCAGTTCCGCACCGCGGGCCCGAACCCCGGTCACACCTGGATGGGGCTCTTCCGAAACCTCACCTTGACGCAGACCTACACCGACAACTACCTGGGGTCCTATCTGCACCAGGGACTCACCCAGATGTGGAGCCTGGCCGTGGAGGTCGGCTTCTACCTGGTGCTGCCGCTGCTGGCCTATTTGCTGTTGACGCTGCTGTGTAAGCGACGCTGGCGGCCGGTGCTGCTGCTGGTCGCCTTGGGGGCGCTGGCGCTGATCACCCCGGCCTGGCTGGTGCTGGTGCACACCACTCACTGGTTACCGGACGGCGCGCGGCTGTGGCTGCCGACGTACCTGGCCTGGTTCATCGCCGGCATGGCGCTGGCCGTGCTGCAGGCAATGGGTGTGCGCTGCTACGCGTTTGCCGCCATACCGCTGGCGACGGTGTGCTACTTCATCGCCTCGACGCCGATCGCCGGTGCCCCGACGACGACGCCCAGCGGGTTGTCGGAGGCGCTGTTCAAGGCCGTGTTTTATGCGGTGATCGCCGCGCTGACGGTGGCGCCCCTGGCACTGGGCAACCAGGGCTGGTACGCCCGGATGTTGGCCTCGCGGCCGATGGTCTGGCTGGGCGAGATCTCCTACGAGATCTTTTTGATCCACCTGGTGACGATGGAGATCGCGATGGTCGAGATCGTCCGGTACCCGGTCTACACCGGGTCGATGCTCAACCTTTTCGTTGCGACGCTGGCGCTCACCATCCCGCTGGCCTGGCTGCTGCACCGCTTCACCCGGGTGCAGGGCTGA
- a CDS encoding cytochrome P450 translates to MTASLSHEARFQLATADTWANPWPMYKALRDHDPVHHVVPQGRPASDYYVLSRHADVWAAARDHETFSSAHGLTVNYGELELIGLQDNPPMVMQDPPVHTEFRKLVSRGFTPRQVEAVEPKVREFVVERIERLRARGGGDIVAELFKPLPSMVVAHYLGVPEEDRAQFDGWTQAIVAANTAEGGIATAGDAVASMMAYFTELIERRRTEPQDDTISHLVAAGVGADGDIAGTLSVLAFTFTMVTGGNDTTTGMLGGSMPLLHQRPDQRQLLVDNPGLIPDAVEELLRLTSPVQGLARTTTRDVTIGDTTVPAGRKVLLLYGSANRDERQYGPDAGELDVTRRPRNILTFSHGAHHCLGAAAARMQSRVALTELLARCPDFEVDESAIIWAGGSYVRRPLSVPFTVKR, encoded by the coding sequence ATGACAGCTAGCTTGTCTCACGAGGCTCGGTTTCAGCTGGCGACGGCCGACACCTGGGCCAACCCGTGGCCGATGTACAAAGCCCTGCGCGATCACGACCCAGTGCATCACGTCGTTCCGCAGGGCCGGCCCGCGAGCGACTACTACGTGCTCTCCCGCCACGCCGACGTCTGGGCGGCCGCTCGAGACCACGAGACGTTCTCCTCGGCACACGGTTTGACCGTCAACTACGGCGAGCTGGAACTTATTGGGCTGCAAGATAACCCGCCAATGGTCATGCAGGACCCGCCGGTGCACACCGAGTTCCGCAAGCTGGTGTCGCGTGGATTTACGCCGCGCCAGGTCGAAGCCGTCGAGCCCAAGGTGCGCGAGTTCGTCGTCGAGCGCATCGAACGGTTGCGCGCCCGCGGTGGCGGTGACATCGTCGCCGAGCTGTTCAAGCCGCTTCCCTCGATGGTCGTCGCGCACTACCTGGGCGTCCCGGAAGAAGACCGCGCGCAGTTCGACGGCTGGACGCAGGCCATCGTGGCCGCCAACACCGCCGAAGGCGGCATCGCCACCGCCGGCGACGCCGTCGCCTCGATGATGGCCTACTTCACCGAACTGATCGAGCGGCGTCGCACCGAGCCGCAAGACGACACCATCTCCCATCTGGTGGCAGCCGGTGTCGGCGCCGACGGCGACATCGCCGGCACGCTCTCGGTGCTGGCGTTTACCTTCACGATGGTCACCGGCGGCAACGACACCACGACGGGAATGCTCGGTGGCTCAATGCCTTTACTGCACCAGCGCCCAGACCAGCGCCAGCTGCTGGTCGACAATCCGGGCTTGATCCCCGACGCCGTCGAGGAGCTGCTGCGGCTGACCTCGCCGGTGCAGGGACTGGCGCGCACCACCACCCGCGACGTCACGATCGGCGACACCACCGTGCCGGCCGGGCGCAAAGTCCTGCTGCTGTACGGCTCCGCCAACCGCGACGAACGCCAATACGGCCCCGATGCCGGCGAGCTCGACGTCACCCGGCGTCCGCGCAACATCCTGACCTTCAGCCACGGTGCCCATCATTGTCTGGGGGCAGCGGCGGCCCGGATGCAGTCGCGGGTGGCGTTGACCGAACTGCTGGCCCGTTGCCCGGATTTCGAGGTCGACGAGTCGGCGATCATATGGGCCGGCGGCAGCTATGTACGACGTCCCCTGTCTGTGCCGTTCACCGTGAAGCGCTGA
- a CDS encoding siderophore-interacting protein, which translates to MVEQRPSRGWQGAVLKLWRPGEYRLTVTGRRDISPHYIRLSFAAGGLLADNSLHPTMWVRLWFPGGNKLHQRGYTLVNPDPVADTVDIEFALHEGIASQWARTAQPGDTIEATVLGSKFALPEPRPAGYVIVGDTASLPAVNSLLDAIGDAPARVFLEAGYDDDKELPVARNNGVTWVDREDDGKALVQKVKSAAFDASDHFGWVACDNHTTRSVTRVLSQDYRIPRKSIAARAYWMVGRPSA; encoded by the coding sequence GTGGTCGAACAGAGGCCCTCGCGCGGCTGGCAGGGCGCGGTACTGAAGTTGTGGCGGCCCGGCGAATACCGGCTCACCGTGACCGGCCGCCGTGACATCAGCCCGCACTACATCCGGCTGAGCTTCGCCGCCGGCGGGCTGCTGGCCGATAACTCGCTGCACCCGACGATGTGGGTGCGGCTGTGGTTTCCCGGCGGGAACAAGCTGCATCAACGCGGCTACACGCTGGTCAACCCCGACCCGGTCGCCGACACCGTCGACATCGAGTTCGCGCTGCACGAGGGCATCGCGTCGCAGTGGGCCAGAACGGCGCAGCCCGGCGACACCATCGAGGCGACGGTGCTGGGCAGTAAGTTCGCGCTGCCAGAGCCGCGCCCGGCGGGATACGTCATCGTCGGCGACACCGCGTCACTGCCGGCGGTCAACTCGCTGCTCGACGCCATCGGGGACGCTCCCGCGCGGGTGTTCCTGGAGGCCGGTTACGACGACGACAAAGAGCTGCCGGTAGCGCGCAACAACGGTGTCACCTGGGTGGACCGCGAGGACGACGGTAAAGCATTGGTGCAGAAGGTCAAATCTGCGGCGTTCGACGCAAGCGACCACTTCGGTTGGGTGGCTTGCGACAACCACACCACTCGGTCGGTGACCAGGGTGCTGTCTCAGGACTACCGCATCCCACGGAAATCCATTGCAGCGCGCGCTTATTGGATGGTTGGGCGACCTTCGGCCTGA
- a CDS encoding uracil-DNA glycosylase, translating to MSLAHPRTGALFDSPVPPGTGWPGDPATSETPAASTPAQVIALADAARTLAGLDAVVSVCRACPRLVEWREHVAVTKRRAYADEPYWGRPVPGWGAERPRVLLVGLAPAAHGGNRTGRIFTGDRSGDVLFAALHRAGLANSPISVDAADGLALNGTRVVAAVRCAPPGNAPTPTERATCAPWLDAEWRLAGIDVRAIVALGNFGWRAALQMVRASGAQISRPTPQFGHGAQARLRTGERDVVLLGCYHPSQQNTFTGKLTPAMLDDVLGRAATIAGLSR from the coding sequence GTGAGCCTCGCCCATCCCCGAACCGGCGCGCTGTTCGACTCCCCGGTGCCACCAGGAACCGGCTGGCCGGGCGATCCCGCGACATCCGAGACCCCGGCGGCGTCGACCCCGGCGCAAGTGATCGCGCTCGCGGACGCCGCTCGAACCCTGGCGGGGCTCGACGCTGTGGTGTCGGTGTGCCGAGCATGTCCACGCTTGGTGGAGTGGCGGGAGCACGTCGCGGTGACCAAGCGACGGGCGTATGCCGACGAGCCGTATTGGGGCCGGCCGGTCCCGGGCTGGGGCGCCGAACGCCCGCGGGTGCTGCTCGTCGGGCTGGCGCCCGCGGCGCACGGCGGCAACCGCACGGGGCGGATCTTCACCGGCGACCGCTCCGGTGACGTGTTGTTCGCCGCCTTGCACCGCGCCGGACTGGCCAACTCGCCGATCAGCGTCGACGCCGCGGACGGCCTCGCCCTCAATGGCACCCGGGTGGTGGCGGCGGTGCGCTGCGCGCCACCGGGCAACGCGCCGACGCCAACGGAGCGGGCGACCTGTGCGCCGTGGCTGGACGCCGAGTGGCGGCTGGCCGGGATCGACGTGCGGGCCATTGTGGCGCTGGGCAATTTCGGCTGGCGGGCCGCGCTGCAGATGGTGCGCGCAAGCGGCGCCCAAATCAGCAGGCCGACACCGCAATTCGGCCACGGAGCGCAGGCCAGACTGCGCACCGGCGAACGCGACGTCGTGCTGCTGGGCTGTTACCACCCCAGCCAGCAGAACACCTTCACCGGCAAGCTGACGCCGGCGATGCTCGACGACGTCCTCGGTCGCGCCGCGACGATCGCGGGACTATCGCGGTGA
- a CDS encoding TetR/AcrR family transcriptional regulator — translation MAGNDWLAPRRTEIAADRILDAAERLFTERDPGAVGMNEIAAAAGCSRATLYRYFESREALRAAYVHRETHRLAGAINTQISGIADPRERLIAGVMTTLRLVRENPALASWFATTQPPIGVEVAEHSEVIKALAAAFLNSLGPGDPAAVERRARWLVRVITSLLLFPGQDETDERAMVAEFVVPIVVPAEQASSQAEGRPTIQ, via the coding sequence ATGGCGGGTAACGACTGGCTGGCGCCGCGGCGCACCGAGATCGCCGCCGACCGGATTCTCGACGCCGCCGAACGGCTCTTCACCGAGCGCGACCCGGGTGCGGTAGGCATGAACGAGATTGCTGCTGCCGCAGGATGTTCCCGTGCGACGCTGTACCGCTACTTCGAGAGCAGGGAAGCATTGCGCGCCGCATACGTACACCGCGAGACTCACCGGCTCGCCGGCGCGATCAACACACAGATCAGCGGGATCGCCGACCCGCGCGAAAGGCTGATCGCCGGTGTCATGACCACGTTGCGCTTGGTTCGCGAAAACCCCGCGCTGGCATCGTGGTTCGCGACCACGCAACCACCGATCGGCGTCGAGGTGGCCGAGCATTCCGAGGTGATCAAGGCGTTAGCCGCCGCCTTCCTCAACTCGCTGGGGCCCGGCGATCCGGCCGCTGTCGAACGCCGAGCCCGCTGGCTGGTACGTGTGATCACGTCGCTGCTCCTGTTTCCCGGCCAAGACGAAACCGACGAACGCGCGATGGTCGCAGAGTTCGTCGTCCCGATCGTGGTGCCCGCCGAGCAGGCATCCAGTCAGGCCGAAGGTCGCCCAACCATCCAATAA